The sequence below is a genomic window from Candidatus Oleimmundimicrobium sp..
TCCGCGCTCTATGCTTTCAACTATCAGCTCCACCTGCTTTTTTGACTCTTGACTAGCGAAGCGGTTTGACCATACCTGCCGGTAGGCAGGCTTTTGACTGCTTTTCAGCCATCAGCCATTCGCTATCAGCTATACGCCATAAGCTATGTTCCTATTTCCCAAGATTTAAGATATTTCTCTTGTTCTTTGGTTAACTTGTCTATTTTTATTCCCATTGAAGCAAGTTTCAATTTTGCAATTTTATCATCAATTTCAGTAGGCACAGAGTAAACCTTATTCTCCAAAACTTTTGAATTCCGTTTTATAAACTCAGCGGAAAGCGCTTGATTCGCAAAACTCATATCCATAACACTTGCCGGGTGGCCTTCGGCTGCCGCCAAATTAACTAAACGCCCTTCAGCAAGCAAATTAATCCGGTTGCCGTTGGCCAATGTAAATTCTTCAACAAACTTTCTGGTTTTTCTTTTTTTCTTTGACATCTTCTCCAATGCGGGAATATCTATCTCCACGTTGAAATGGCCTGAATTAGAAAGTATTGCTCCGTCCTTCATCACTTCAAAATGCTCTTTTCGCAAAACATGAATATCACCAGTTACCGTTGTAAAAATATCCCCAATTTTTGCAGCCTCAAGTAAAGGCATAACTCTGAACCCATCCATTACCGCTTCTAACGCCTTAAGTGGGTCAACTTCTACAATTACGACATTGGCTCCCATTCCTTTAGCTCGAGTAGCAATTCCCCGGCCGCACCAACCATACCCCCCTACAACAACAACCTTCCCGGCAAATAAAATATTGGTCGCCCTTAAAATTCCATCTATTGTGCTCTGGCCCGTACCGTAACGATTATCAAAAAGATGTTTAGTGTTCGCATCGTTAACCGCAACTATTGGGAATGTTAAAATTCCCCTATCAGATAAACTTTTTAATCTTATAACACCGGTTGTCGTCTCCTCCATTCCTCCAATAATATTGGCAGCTTCACTTTTTCTTTTGGAATGAAGAATAGAAATTAAATCAGCGCCATCATCAACAACAATTACTGGTTTGTGATCTATAACAGCATTAATATGCTGATAATAGGTCTCATTACCCTCACCGTTAATAGCAAAAACGGGTATTTTGTAATCCTCAACTAAACAAGCAGCCACATCATCTTGCGTACTTAAAGGATTCGAAGCACATAAAACAACATCTGCCCCTCCCGCTTTAAGCGTCCTCATTAAGTTGGCTGTTTCGGTAGTAACGTGCAAACAAGCAGAAATTTTAACTCCATCAAGAGGTTTTTCTTTTGAAAAATCCTCCCTCATTGTTTTAAGAACAGGCATTTGATTGTCGGCCCACTCTATGCGAAGTTTACCTTCAGGCGCAAGTTTTTTGTCTTTAATATCGTAATTCACATTCAGCTCTCCTTTTAATTATAAATTTTTTTTAATTATGCCCCGTATCAGGGTTCTAAATTTATCTTCAACTTTTTTCGCCTCAACCAGTACCTCGTTATGGGAAACCTTACCCACCTTTTGAATTGAATTTGTGATACATGAAATGCCCAAAACTCTTAAGTTTGAATGCGCCGCAACAATTACTTCGGGAACAGTTGACATTCCAACCG
It includes:
- the ahcY gene encoding adenosylhomocysteinase; translated protein: MNYDIKDKKLAPEGKLRIEWADNQMPVLKTMREDFSKEKPLDGVKISACLHVTTETANLMRTLKAGGADVVLCASNPLSTQDDVAACLVEDYKIPVFAINGEGNETYYQHINAVIDHKPVIVVDDGADLISILHSKRKSEAANIIGGMEETTTGVIRLKSLSDRGILTFPIVAVNDANTKHLFDNRYGTGQSTIDGILRATNILFAGKVVVVGGYGWCGRGIATRAKGMGANVVIVEVDPLKALEAVMDGFRVMPLLEAAKIGDIFTTVTGDIHVLRKEHFEVMKDGAILSNSGHFNVEIDIPALEKMSKKKRKTRKFVEEFTLANGNRINLLAEGRLVNLAAAEGHPASVMDMSFANQALSAEFIKRNSKVLENKVYSVPTEIDDKIAKLKLASMGIKIDKLTKEQEKYLKSWEIGT